A genomic region of Sulfurospirillum tamanense contains the following coding sequences:
- a CDS encoding metal-sulfur cluster assembly factor, producing the protein MLTKETIYEALKTVIDPEVGFDIVNLGLIYDARIEGTHVEVDMTLSTRGCPLHELLKQWAKEAVEKLPEVLTCNINIVWEPAWNITMASKEVKKALA; encoded by the coding sequence ATGCTAACAAAAGAGACAATTTACGAAGCGTTAAAAACAGTCATCGACCCCGAGGTGGGGTTTGACATCGTTAATCTTGGACTCATTTATGATGCGCGTATCGAAGGGACGCACGTGGAGGTGGACATGACCCTTTCCACACGCGGATGTCCGCTTCATGAACTGCTTAAACAATGGGCTAAAGAAGCAGTAGAGAAGCTTCCCGAAGTTCTTACATGTAACATTAATATCGTATGGGAACCTGCGTGGAACATTACCATGGCAAGCAAAGAAGTTAAAAAAGCATTGGCATAA
- a CDS encoding methyl-accepting chemotaxis protein, protein MKRSMGIKIIAMLAGVLLVSFGVMQFVFISEFKNSSLQQSENNLNMLGKSVFQTIRNAMNFGDPVIIQKAIEDVAEIEGIASITIHKSQEVINAFGLNAIISTDPLIVEQFNAPRSFNLEVKTDEGHFLRLVQPMIAQEDCLACHGTSKHGEVLGVMDMRYSFALVDEDIRQRSMKFIFIFSFFFVAITLLLLYALRQMVGKPLRELLVRSCDLASGNGDLTARVVVKSEDEIGQVGQHVNVFIEKIHHTVTEAQGVAHRVEATSSTLNQNASGLLQSAKTQNIQVQASYALTKEVEEELGVSEKLALKTVEDSMASYEVLTDMVNALEIVVEHIASSSSKEQEMAHKITAVVTQTEQIKGVLGMIKDIADQTNLLALNAAIEAARAGEHGRGFAVVADEVRKLAERTQKSLAEIDVTIGVIVQGVMDLSENMQYNAGQIEEIASSAHGVMNKATQTKDRTKETINVSQKSSQKAVEISATTKTLMEKMHTTLQASQDNESVAKVLLEMSKELQEASAKLEKDLSSFKV, encoded by the coding sequence ATGAAGCGCTCCATGGGGATAAAGATCATCGCTATGCTTGCAGGTGTGTTGTTGGTGAGTTTTGGGGTGATGCAATTTGTGTTCATCAGTGAGTTTAAAAACTCTTCATTGCAGCAGAGCGAGAATAATCTCAACATGCTAGGCAAATCGGTGTTTCAAACCATTCGCAATGCGATGAATTTTGGCGACCCTGTCATCATCCAAAAGGCTATTGAGGATGTGGCTGAGATTGAAGGGATTGCATCCATTACAATCCACAAATCTCAAGAGGTTATTAATGCTTTTGGTTTGAACGCGATTATCTCAACAGACCCGTTGATTGTAGAGCAATTTAACGCTCCACGAAGCTTTAATCTTGAAGTTAAGACTGATGAGGGTCATTTTTTGCGCCTTGTACAGCCTATGATAGCCCAAGAGGATTGCTTGGCCTGTCATGGCACCTCCAAGCACGGAGAGGTGCTTGGGGTGATGGATATGCGGTACTCTTTTGCCTTGGTGGATGAGGATATTCGCCAGCGAAGTATGAAATTTATCTTCATTTTTAGTTTCTTTTTCGTTGCTATTACACTTCTTTTGCTTTACGCTTTGAGGCAGATGGTAGGGAAGCCTCTTAGAGAGCTTTTGGTGCGCTCTTGTGATTTGGCTAGTGGCAACGGTGATTTGACCGCGCGCGTTGTGGTAAAAAGTGAAGATGAGATCGGGCAAGTGGGGCAACATGTAAATGTTTTTATTGAAAAAATTCACCACACTGTTACAGAGGCCCAAGGAGTGGCGCACCGCGTGGAGGCCACTAGCAGCACCTTAAATCAAAATGCTTCAGGGTTGCTTCAGAGTGCCAAAACTCAAAACATACAAGTGCAAGCATCATATGCACTGACTAAAGAAGTAGAAGAAGAATTAGGGGTGTCAGAAAAACTGGCATTAAAAACCGTTGAGGATAGCATGGCCTCTTATGAGGTTTTGACAGATATGGTTAATGCGTTAGAAATTGTGGTGGAACACATTGCAAGTTCTAGCAGCAAAGAGCAAGAGATGGCCCATAAAATCACTGCTGTCGTAACCCAGACCGAACAGATTAAAGGGGTGCTAGGCATGATTAAGGACATTGCTGATCAAACCAATCTTTTGGCTCTTAATGCCGCTATCGAAGCGGCGCGCGCGGGTGAGCATGGGCGGGGGTTTGCGGTCGTGGCTGATGAGGTGCGAAAATTGGCTGAGCGCACTCAAAAATCTTTAGCCGAAATCGACGTCACTATAGGTGTCATCGTCCAAGGCGTGATGGATTTGAGTGAAAATATGCAATACAATGCTGGGCAGATTGAGGAGATTGCTTCTAGTGCCCATGGTGTTATGAATAAAGCGACACAAACAAAAGACCGCACCAAGGAGACTATTAATGTTTCTCAAAAATCCTCCCAAAAGGCCGTAGAGATATCAGCAACCACCAAGACGCTCATGGAAAAAATGCACACAACTTTGCAAGCTTCGCAGGATAATGAAAGCGTAGCAAAAGTGTTGCTGGAGATGTCAAAAGAATTGCAAGAGGCCTCTGCAAAACTCGAAAAAGACCTCTCAAGCTTCAAGGTTTAA